One region of Choristoneura fumiferana chromosome 3, NRCan_CFum_1, whole genome shotgun sequence genomic DNA includes:
- the LOC141426341 gene encoding uncharacterized protein, translating to MHFRQSNRYYRSLEFGNMEGLREISVLLILAATLHHATSHIDPRTALHIPEKIIGGVIDIVHSHKNRPIQTTTQQYPANTQQNYQYPQYQQWNQQGSYQGQGQYQGQYQGQNQANYPQNVGTYPQNNVPGTYPQPTYPVNQYPVQNGGTQSQLQGQYQYPQNAGQFQGQTQQGNGIYQGQNQQQGQVQTGQNQYPSQSQFQGQNQSNGQYTGQNSQFQGQNQATGQYVGQDMTSGQFQGSGGSQTGSQASGFQVSGGQTGNQGPTCVCQAWTKPNAAKGDLGPATLEKTDKTDL from the exons ATGCACTTTCGGCAATCGAACCGATACTACCGAAGCCTTGAGTTTGGAAACATGGAAGGACTACGCGAAATCTCCGTGCTA CTTATTTTAGCGGCAACACTACATCATGCGACGTCACACATAGACCCGAGAACCGCCCTGCACATACCCGAAAAAATCATCGGAGGAGTCATAGACATCGTGCACAGCCATAAAAATAGACCCATACAAACCACCACCCAGCAATACCCAGCCAACACGCAACAGAACTACCAGTACCCTCAGTACCAACAGTGGAATCAGCAAGGAAGCTACCAAGGGCAGGGCCAGTATCAAGGACAATACCAAGGCCAGAATCAAGCTAACTACCCTCAAAATGTAGGAACGTATCCTCAAAACAACGTACCAGGAACCTATCCTCAACCTACATATCCTGTGAATCAATACCCTGTCCAAAATGGTGGCACTCAAAGCCAATTACAAGGCCAGTACCAATACCCTCAGAATGCGGGACAGTTCCAAGGCCAAACTCAGCAAGGGAACGGAATATACCAAGGTCAAAACCAGCAGCAAGGCCAAGTTCAGACTGGGCAGAACCAATACCCTAGTCAGAGCCAATTCCAAGGACAGAATCAGTCAAACGGACAGTATACAGGGCAAAACAGCCAGTTCCAAGGGCAAAATCAAGCTACAGGGCAATATGTGGGTCAAGACATGACGTCTGGACAGTTTCAAGGGTCTGGAGGCTCGCAGACTGGGAGCCAGGCGAGTGGGTTCCAAGTCTCAGGGGGTCAAACTGGAAATCAGGGCCCTACATGTGTGTGCCAAGCTTGGACGAAGCCAAATGCAGCAAAAGGTGACTTGGGTCCTGCTACTCTAGAGAAAACTGATAAGACTGATTTGTAA